The following are from one region of the Nicotiana tomentosiformis chromosome 7, ASM39032v3, whole genome shotgun sequence genome:
- the LOC104097993 gene encoding taxadiene 5-alpha hydroxylase: protein MALSLLSLINFPLSFSLSIFFIIVFSILLKHYKGYKHITKKKLPPGEMGLPWIGETIEFYKAQKKNKLFEEFVQPRIEKYGKTFKTRLMGSPTVVVCGAEANMFFLSNEFKLVISSWPTSSVELMGKNCIMEKQGDAHRCLRGIISSSLASFSLDAMVPKICNTIQSHLDKNCNGQDQIIKLYHLTKYLTFKIVFECFLGIVVKPGLLETFERVLEGAFSPPFKFPGSKFSRAKNARLKIEKILVEVIREKRREIELGEEKEGKLDEALLSRLVKALIRGEVSEEEVVDNVVLLVFAAHDTTSFAIAMTFRMLAHHPTCYSLLLQEHANIMSNKGPDEILSLEDTKRMKYTWQVARESMRLFPPIFGSFRKAIADIEFEGFTIPKGWKVLWTTYGTHYSPDYFKEPQNFDPSRFEEPVQPYAFVPFGGGPRLCAGYQLAKLNILIFVHYVVTRYDWSLINPDEPIVMDPLPFPSKGMPIKISPKF, encoded by the exons ATGGCTCTTTCTTTGTTAAGCCTAATCAACTTTCCTCTTTCTTTCTCCTTATCAATCTTTTTCATAATTGTCTTTTCCATTCTATTGAAACATTACAAAGGCTACAAACACATTACCAAAAAGAAACTTCCACCTGGAGAAATGGGACTTCCATGGATTGGTGAAACCATAGAATTTTACAAAGCCCAAAAAAAGAACaaattatttgaagaatttgttcagcCCCGGATCGAAAAATATGGAAAGACATTCAAAACAAGACTAATGGGATCACCAACAGTAGTTGTATGTGGAGCAGAAGCTAATATGTTCTTTTTGTCTAATGAATTCAAATTGGTAATAAGTTCATGGCCTACTTCTTCAGTTGAGCTAATGGGCAAGAATTGCATTATGGAGAAACAAGGAGACGCGCATCGATGCCTTCGTGGGATTATATCTTCAAGTCTTGCCTCTTTTAGCCTAGATGCTATGGTTCCTAAAATTTGTAACACAATTCAATCTCACTTAGACAAAAATTGCAATGGCCAAGACCAGATCATAAAACTGTATCATCTGACCAAATATTTGACGTTCAAAATTGTGTTCGAGTGTTTTTTGGGGATAGTAGTCAAACCAGGATTACTTGAAACGTTTGAGAGAGTCTTGGAAGGTGCTTTTTCACCCCCATTTAAGTTTCCAGGATCTAAGTTTTCAAGGGCAAAAAATGCAAGATTGAAAATAGAGAAAATTCTTGTTGAGGTTATAAGGGAGAAGAGAAGAGAGATAGAATTAGGAGAGGAGAAAGAAGGGAAGTTAGACGAGGCATTACTTTCTCGGTTAGTGAAAGCGTTGATTCGCGGTGAGGTAAGTGAAGAAGAGGTCGTTGATAATGTTGTTTTGCTAGTGTTTGCTGCACATGATACAACTTCTTTTGCCATTGCTATGACATTTAGGATGTTGGCTCATCATCCCACCTGCTATTCTCTTCTCCTTCAAG AACATGCTAATATAATGAGTAACAAAGGACCGGATGAGATATTATCGTTGGAAGATACAAAAAGGATGAAATATACCTGGCAAGTTGCGCGGGAAAGCATGAGGCTGTTTCCTCCTATCTTTGGTTCTTTCAGAAAAGCAATTGCTGACATTGAATTTGAAGGATTCACTATTCCAAAAGGTTGGAAG GTATTGTGGACAACATATGGTACACATTATAGTCCAGACTATTTTAAAGAGCCCCAAAATTTTGACCCAAGTAGATTTGAGGAGCCTGTTCAACCATATGCATTTGTACCATTTGGAGGAGGGCCAAGGCTGTGTGCAGGGTACCAATTGGCAAAACTAAACATTCTTATATTTGTTCATTACGTTGTGACACGATATGATTGGTCCTTAATAAATCCTGACGAACCAATTGTCATGGATCCCCTTCCCTTCCCTTCCAAAGGAATGCCCATTAAAATTTCTCCCAAGTTTTAA